The Legionella cincinnatiensis genome includes a region encoding these proteins:
- the parC gene encoding DNA topoisomerase IV subunit A, whose product MNAKTMNDVSERKLIAEFTEKAYLDYSMYVILDRALPHIADGLKPVQRRIVYAMSELGLKATAKYKKSARTVGDVLGKFHPHGDSACYEAMVLMAQPFSYRYPFVDGQGNWGSPDDPKSFAAMRYTEARLSRYAEVLLAELLQGTVDWVDNFDGTLQEPSLLPARLPNILLNGATGIAVGMASDILPHNLTEVANACVHLLDNPQADLAAITQYIKGPDFPTEAEIITPPEAISAMYETGNGSIKMRAVYNQEKQNIVITALPYQVSGAKVLEQIALQMQQKKLPMVEDLRDESDHEHPTRLVIVPRSNRVDIEGLMSHLFATTDLERSYRVNFNMIGLDGKPRVKGLIEILAEWLVYRISVVKRRLEYRLAKVLDRIHVLEGLLIAYLNIDEVIAIIREHEQPKQGLIARFNISDRQAEAILEMKLRHLAKLEEIKLRGELDELCSERDNLQDILASEQRLKKLVKEEIINDRDEFGDVRRSPIIVRQESQALKEEDILPNEPITVVLSKKGWVRAAKGHDINGCELSYKAGDDFKAQAIARSNQQILFFDSEGKVYSLPGHVLPSARGQGEPLTGKLNPAEGAVFEAVVGGEAEQSVLLASDAGYGFIAKIGDLYVKNRNGKACIKLPGASHILLPRLLPKHDELFIACATSAGRLLICSTKEIPELSRGKGNKLISIPAAKVASREEYVIDVQVLTADDTLTVHAGKRHFTLKGADLEHYKGERGRRGNRLPRGLQNVTQLQVITADSNS is encoded by the coding sequence ATGAATGCAAAAACAATGAATGATGTATCTGAACGAAAACTAATAGCCGAATTTACCGAAAAAGCTTATCTGGATTACTCCATGTACGTTATCTTAGATAGAGCTTTACCTCATATTGCGGATGGATTAAAGCCAGTACAAAGACGCATTGTTTACGCAATGTCCGAATTAGGGCTAAAAGCTACGGCCAAATATAAAAAATCAGCGCGCACCGTTGGGGATGTATTAGGCAAATTTCATCCCCATGGAGATAGTGCCTGCTATGAGGCTATGGTACTCATGGCGCAGCCCTTTTCCTATCGTTATCCTTTTGTGGACGGACAGGGAAATTGGGGTTCTCCAGATGATCCTAAGTCTTTTGCTGCAATGCGTTATACGGAAGCTCGATTATCCCGCTATGCTGAAGTTTTATTAGCAGAACTTTTACAAGGAACTGTGGATTGGGTTGATAATTTTGATGGCACCTTACAAGAACCCTCATTGCTGCCAGCACGCTTACCTAATATTTTATTAAATGGGGCAACAGGCATTGCCGTAGGGATGGCTTCTGATATTTTACCTCATAATTTAACAGAGGTTGCTAATGCATGTGTGCACTTATTAGACAATCCCCAGGCAGATTTAGCTGCGATCACCCAATATATTAAAGGGCCAGATTTTCCTACTGAGGCTGAAATAATTACACCACCTGAAGCAATTAGTGCCATGTATGAAACAGGAAATGGCTCTATAAAAATGAGAGCAGTGTATAACCAGGAAAAACAAAATATAGTGATTACTGCATTGCCTTATCAGGTCTCAGGAGCCAAAGTATTAGAACAAATCGCGCTACAGATGCAACAAAAGAAATTGCCAATGGTTGAAGATTTACGTGATGAATCAGATCATGAGCATCCAACGCGCTTGGTCATTGTTCCTCGTTCCAATCGTGTTGATATTGAAGGGTTAATGTCTCATTTATTTGCTACTACCGACTTAGAACGAAGTTACCGTGTTAATTTCAATATGATAGGACTTGATGGTAAGCCAAGAGTAAAAGGGTTGATTGAGATTTTAGCTGAATGGTTAGTATATCGGATATCTGTAGTAAAAAGACGCTTGGAATATCGCCTGGCAAAAGTTTTAGATCGTATTCATGTACTCGAAGGCTTACTTATTGCTTATCTGAATATCGATGAAGTTATTGCCATTATTCGTGAGCATGAACAGCCCAAACAAGGATTAATAGCTCGCTTTAATATCAGTGACCGTCAGGCAGAAGCCATTTTAGAAATGAAATTGCGTCATTTAGCAAAATTAGAAGAAATCAAGTTGCGAGGAGAACTGGACGAGCTTTGCAGTGAACGAGATAATTTGCAGGATATTTTAGCTTCAGAGCAGCGCCTAAAAAAATTAGTGAAAGAAGAAATTATTAATGACAGAGATGAGTTTGGTGATGTTCGTCGCTCACCCATTATTGTTCGTCAAGAATCACAAGCATTAAAAGAAGAAGATATTTTACCTAATGAGCCTATTACAGTAGTACTTTCAAAAAAAGGATGGGTTAGGGCTGCAAAGGGGCATGATATAAATGGTTGTGAATTAAGCTATAAAGCAGGCGATGATTTTAAAGCGCAAGCAATAGCGCGTTCAAATCAACAAATCCTCTTTTTTGATAGCGAAGGAAAAGTTTATTCTTTGCCGGGACATGTGTTACCTTCGGCACGTGGGCAGGGAGAGCCTTTAACCGGCAAACTTAATCCAGCTGAAGGAGCCGTGTTTGAAGCTGTAGTAGGGGGTGAAGCAGAGCAATCCGTACTATTAGCGAGTGATGCTGGGTATGGCTTTATTGCGAAAATTGGTGATCTTTATGTAAAAAATCGTAACGGTAAAGCTTGTATTAAGCTTCCTGGAGCGAGTCATATTTTACTCCCGCGGCTACTCCCTAAACATGATGAACTTTTCATTGCTTGTGCCACTAGTGCTGGTCGACTCCTTATTTGTTCTACGAAAGAAATTCCAGAATTGTCGCGTGGAAAAGGAAATAAATTAATTAGTATTCCTGCTGCTAAAGTAGCCTCACGCGAAGAATATGTGATTGATGTACAAGTGTTAACTGCTGACGATACACTTACTGTCCATGCAGGTAAACGACATTTTACCTTAAAGGGGGCTGATCTTGAGCATTATAAAGGTGAACGTGGGCGTAGAGGGAACAGATTGCCGCGCGGCTTGCAAAATGTAACTCAATTACAAGTTATTACCGCTGATTCTAACTCTTAG
- a CDS encoding diguanylate cyclase yields MDNKGILTSKFSKFLLYAIFILALTLVSSMGFLVYRELNKMFDANSWVTHTYKVIQATDKILIAILDIDSQQEAYLLSGNKQFIANINKVKFNLKQDFDNLLDSIKDNSEQTKRASHFLDLTNQRFTQLNQIIQLKMDNKLHTSEGMNFLLQEHDLSNQIKGVAQEIKSVELVLLNERNQLAINSAKMTNIAIILGRVVSICGLIIAFILANKELSRSLSEEHSRKNIENQLRSILEGATDMIAAVDNKYRYIMLNKAYEREFKRLFGKPITIGMTLDDIFKDSPNSKNKLIKQWKEFLKGGEFIRNIEFEINKEHNVYEITSSVIQNENNEINGTVHIIRNVTKHVQEQLELKESYKKLNEGIQALQDKNEQITLLVEMSDIMLACSSQEELCHVMKKYCQRMLHFASGYLYVMHPSKNYLEIAASWGSPNTQETIFTPDECWAIRLGRMHQVSHSRNELICNHVNASGEHVLSFICIPLMAQNDIYGLLYMEIPQEPAIAFSQNQQLIITAFSELTALAFANVRLRENLRYQSMRDPLTGLYNRRYLEDFLLKQIHQSERTKSPIALLMLDLDHFKKINDTYGHDAGDVALKELGKILQEDIRVGDIAARYGGEEFIVAFYNTDEETSKARAEHIRQAVSRLQIKYGAQHVGPITISIGLALYPTHGRTAMELIEAADKALYFAKAHERNKVILYSDIDSKKSHLNKKNEL; encoded by the coding sequence ATGGACAACAAAGGCATCTTAACTTCTAAATTTAGCAAATTTTTACTTTACGCTATTTTTATCCTTGCACTTACTCTTGTATCAAGCATGGGTTTTTTAGTCTATCGTGAATTGAATAAAATGTTCGACGCTAATAGTTGGGTTACTCATACTTATAAAGTTATTCAAGCTACCGATAAAATACTCATAGCCATTCTCGATATTGACTCGCAGCAAGAGGCCTATCTTCTCTCTGGTAATAAACAGTTCATAGCCAATATTAATAAAGTCAAATTTAACTTAAAACAAGATTTTGATAATTTACTCGATTCAATTAAAGATAATTCAGAGCAAACAAAGCGAGCGTCTCATTTTCTCGACTTAACCAATCAAAGATTCACGCAATTAAATCAAATCATTCAATTAAAAATGGATAACAAGCTTCATACCTCAGAAGGAATGAACTTTTTACTTCAAGAGCATGACCTTTCCAATCAAATTAAGGGCGTTGCTCAAGAAATAAAGTCCGTTGAACTCGTCCTATTAAATGAAAGAAACCAGCTCGCGATCAATAGTGCTAAAATGACTAATATTGCCATTATTCTAGGCAGGGTAGTTAGCATATGCGGTTTAATCATCGCTTTTATTTTAGCAAATAAAGAACTATCAAGAAGTCTCTCCGAGGAACATAGCAGAAAAAATATTGAGAACCAATTAAGAAGCATTTTAGAAGGGGCAACGGATATGATTGCTGCTGTAGATAACAAGTATCGCTACATTATGTTAAACAAAGCATATGAGCGTGAGTTTAAGCGTTTATTTGGCAAACCCATAACCATTGGTATGACCCTGGATGATATTTTTAAGGATAGCCCTAACTCAAAAAATAAATTAATAAAACAGTGGAAAGAATTCCTAAAAGGCGGCGAATTTATACGAAATATTGAATTTGAGATCAATAAAGAACATAACGTTTATGAAATTACATCCAGCGTGATTCAAAATGAAAATAATGAAATCAATGGAACGGTACATATTATTCGTAATGTTACCAAACATGTTCAAGAGCAACTCGAGCTGAAAGAGTCTTACAAAAAACTGAATGAAGGAATACAGGCTTTACAAGATAAAAACGAACAGATAACCCTTCTTGTTGAGATGAGTGATATTATGCTTGCTTGCAGCTCTCAGGAAGAATTATGTCATGTGATGAAAAAATATTGTCAACGCATGCTTCATTTTGCGAGTGGTTATTTATATGTCATGCACCCATCAAAAAACTATCTAGAAATTGCAGCAAGTTGGGGTTCACCAAATACTCAAGAAACAATATTCACCCCCGATGAGTGCTGGGCAATTCGCTTAGGGAGGATGCATCAGGTAAGCCATTCTCGTAATGAATTAATTTGCAACCATGTGAACGCCTCCGGTGAACACGTTTTATCATTTATTTGTATTCCATTAATGGCTCAAAATGATATTTACGGTTTATTATATATGGAAATTCCCCAGGAACCTGCCATTGCATTTTCGCAAAATCAGCAACTCATAATTACCGCTTTTTCTGAATTAACTGCCCTAGCATTTGCGAATGTACGCCTAAGAGAAAATCTCCGTTATCAATCAATGCGAGATCCATTAACCGGATTATATAATCGTCGTTACTTAGAAGATTTTCTTTTAAAACAAATTCATCAATCCGAGCGCACAAAAAGCCCTATTGCCCTCTTAATGTTAGACTTAGATCACTTCAAAAAAATAAACGATACCTACGGTCATGATGCAGGAGATGTTGCTTTAAAAGAGCTCGGTAAAATATTACAAGAAGATATTCGTGTTGGCGATATTGCAGCTCGCTATGGTGGAGAAGAGTTTATTGTGGCTTTTTACAATACCGACGAAGAAACGAGCAAAGCACGTGCCGAACACATTAGGCAGGCTGTTTCTCGACTTCAAATAAAATATGGAGCGCAACACGTAGGTCCCATTACCATTTCCATAGGATTGGCCCTCTATCCAACTCATGGGCGTACTGCAATGGAGTTGATCGAGGCTGCTGACAAGGCTTTGTATTTTGCAAAAGCACATGAAAGAAATAAGGTTATTTTATATTCAGATATTGATAGTAAAAAATCCCATCTCAACAAAAAAAATGAACTCTAG
- the clcA gene encoding H(+)/Cl(-) exchange transporter ClcA yields MRDKILVLYLLSILLGLLTGAVGSLFQLAIHWLNNALISWLNFAGSKGYNIGIISALTTMVMVFIAWALVKWIATEASGSGVQEIEGALLHKRPIFWRRLLPVKFVGGVLSIGSKMVLGREGPTIQIGGNLGEMLGECFSLTRKRRDSLIAAGAAAGLATAFNAPLAGVLFVLEEMRSEFNFSFTNFKTVAICCVFATIMLHIIIGPQPDIKMVVFTPASLQSLWIFFVFGLIVGVIGIIFNTFLMKLLYSLDKLKPWMKDIYVLIIGLTVGYLAYKQPNVVGGGYHIIEHALIAYPDFSVLMMLFIIRFIMTLLCYSTGVPGGIFAPMLALGTILGLAASHVLQAVSSEINIHPGVFAVTGMGALFAASIRAPITGIILVVEMTQNYLLILPLMITCLTSTTVVQLAKNAPIYTQLLHRTLKREAAS; encoded by the coding sequence ATGCGGGATAAAATCTTAGTACTTTACTTGCTTTCGATATTATTAGGTTTATTAACAGGAGCGGTGGGCTCATTGTTTCAGCTGGCAATCCATTGGTTAAATAATGCTTTAATCAGCTGGCTTAATTTCGCAGGATCAAAAGGTTATAACATCGGTATCATTTCTGCACTGACCACGATGGTCATGGTTTTCATCGCCTGGGCATTAGTAAAATGGATTGCAACTGAAGCATCAGGAAGTGGTGTTCAGGAAATTGAGGGGGCTTTGCTTCATAAGCGTCCGATTTTTTGGCGTAGATTATTACCTGTAAAATTTGTTGGTGGAGTCCTATCAATTGGTTCTAAAATGGTGCTTGGGCGTGAAGGGCCTACTATTCAAATTGGCGGTAACCTTGGTGAAATGTTAGGCGAGTGCTTCTCCTTAACAAGAAAAAGGCGTGACTCCCTTATAGCTGCAGGTGCTGCAGCAGGCCTTGCTACAGCATTTAATGCGCCTCTTGCTGGTGTTTTATTTGTACTTGAAGAAATGCGTAGTGAATTTAATTTCTCCTTTACAAATTTTAAAACAGTCGCCATATGTTGTGTGTTTGCTACCATCATGTTGCATATCATTATTGGGCCTCAGCCTGATATTAAAATGGTTGTCTTTACTCCAGCAAGCCTTCAATCGCTTTGGATTTTCTTTGTTTTTGGCTTAATTGTAGGTGTAATAGGCATTATTTTTAATACATTCTTAATGAAGTTACTCTACAGTTTGGATAAGCTAAAGCCATGGATGAAAGACATTTATGTATTAATTATTGGGCTCACAGTTGGATATTTGGCCTATAAACAGCCTAATGTTGTTGGCGGTGGCTATCACATTATTGAACACGCTTTAATTGCTTATCCTGATTTTTCAGTCTTGATGATGTTATTTATAATCCGCTTTATTATGACTTTACTGTGTTACAGCACAGGTGTACCTGGTGGTATTTTTGCGCCCATGTTAGCTTTAGGGACTATTTTAGGATTAGCTGCTTCGCATGTTCTTCAAGCAGTTTCAAGTGAGATAAATATTCATCCGGGGGTATTTGCAGTGACTGGCATGGGGGCCCTATTTGCTGCTTCTATAAGAGCACCGATTACAGGCATTATTCTTGTTGTTGAAATGACACAAAATTATTTATTGATATTGCCATTAATGATTACCTGTTTGACCTCGACCACAGTGGTTCAGTTAGCAAAAAATGCGCCCATCTATACTCAACTTTTGCATAGAACATTAAAAAGGGAAGCAGCTTCATAG
- a CDS encoding GNAT family N-acetyltransferase — protein MKNIANEPIFIDETENSAINTVIKKGIIDYNAPFFGANPSQPFTIYIKDIQSNVIAGLTGFYKGKYTRVDLVWIHEDFRHQGLGRKLILKLEEFSKIKGCRYIQLDTFDFQARPFYEKLGFKCIGTVSKWVEDRDCHFMRKTLS, from the coding sequence ATGAAGAACATAGCAAATGAACCTATTTTTATTGATGAAACTGAAAATTCAGCAATTAATACGGTCATAAAAAAAGGGATAATTGATTATAACGCTCCATTTTTTGGCGCGAATCCTTCCCAGCCATTTACCATCTATATAAAAGATATTCAATCAAACGTTATTGCAGGATTAACGGGTTTTTATAAAGGAAAATATACGCGTGTTGATTTAGTATGGATTCATGAAGACTTTCGTCATCAGGGATTAGGTAGAAAATTAATTTTGAAGCTTGAAGAGTTCAGTAAAATAAAGGGGTGTCGCTACATTCAATTGGATACTTTTGATTTTCAAGCACGCCCTTTTTATGAAAAATTAGGATTTAAATGTATAGGCACCGTATCAAAATGGGTTGAAGATAGGGATTGTCACTTTATGAGAAAAACCCTGTCCTAA
- a CDS encoding DNA topoisomerase IB: MNKMDTISSIDMKKCCGIQRKKQGRGFVYYTSRGKKISDPKVLERIRLLAIPPAYTHVWICPNGNGHIQAIGHDSKKRKQYIYHPLWVEKRQECKFRSLLDFGYSLSLLRKKINDEIHKPPTLDKSQIICAVLFLIDNYSVRIGNDIYAKSNQTYGVTTLRKKHIKYQKKFVSFKFLGKNKHLWNFEVTDENMVQILKRCDNIPGYKLFKYYNEQKSIQTITSQDVNEYLYSLTQHNFTAKDFRTWIATREFFSRVISLLDKNIRMKYIKNSLLEVATLLGHTPTICKTSYIHPQILEWLKTGKLMQWKLKNKKYIKTKSIEEMLLLWLEELYSSDKRHG, from the coding sequence ATGAATAAAATGGACACTATCTCTTCAATAGACATGAAAAAATGCTGTGGAATTCAAAGAAAAAAACAGGGAAGAGGCTTTGTTTATTACACCTCTAGAGGTAAAAAAATAAGTGATCCAAAAGTTTTAGAACGCATAAGATTACTCGCCATTCCTCCTGCCTATACTCATGTGTGGATATGCCCTAATGGAAATGGACATATTCAAGCCATAGGGCATGATAGTAAAAAGAGGAAACAATATATTTATCATCCTCTCTGGGTAGAGAAAAGACAAGAATGTAAGTTTAGATCATTGTTAGATTTTGGTTATTCTCTCTCCTTACTAAGAAAGAAAATTAATGATGAAATTCATAAGCCGCCTACTCTCGATAAGAGTCAAATTATTTGTGCAGTACTTTTTTTAATTGACAATTACTCAGTAAGAATAGGAAATGACATTTATGCTAAAAGCAATCAAACCTATGGAGTTACTACCCTTAGAAAAAAGCATATAAAGTATCAGAAAAAATTCGTTTCATTTAAATTCTTAGGAAAAAATAAACACCTTTGGAATTTTGAAGTAACAGATGAAAATATGGTTCAAATTTTAAAGCGGTGCGATAACATTCCAGGGTATAAACTTTTTAAATATTATAATGAACAAAAGAGCATACAGACTATTACTTCTCAAGATGTGAATGAATACTTATATTCCCTAACCCAACATAACTTTACAGCAAAAGATTTTAGAACTTGGATTGCTACGAGAGAGTTTTTTTCACGTGTTATTTCTCTCTTAGATAAAAATATAAGAATGAAGTATATAAAAAATAGCCTGCTGGAAGTTGCTACCTTATTAGGACATACACCTACTATTTGCAAAACAAGTTATATTCACCCTCAAATCTTAGAATGGCTAAAGACTGGAAAATTAATGCAATGGAAGCTTAAAAATAAAAAGTATATTAAAACTAAGAGCATAGAAGAGATGTTGCTGCTTTGGTTAGAGGAGCTGTATTCGTCTGATAAGCGTCACGGTTAA
- a CDS encoding LysR family transcriptional regulator, with product MISEIQVFIQVVDSNSFYKAANVLNISPASVTRKIAKLEASLGVTLLNRNTRRFSLTSYGEYCYQHFQMITGLVSELHQSIADKIKSPKGTLHLSIAAYSGYMELIPIISGFIKKFPLIKINYFKSNIYPDFIEDTFDFYFRYKEVHTRTLQSQKLIDHQLICCASPHYLQHHGIPEHPHDLIHHNCIIHQINLYEGEIWDFEENHQLISVTASGNLRVNNSALALEAVMEGIGIARLPHYFFQNHLHKEELVEVLANYRCPPLTVWLIHPRNQYMSYHHKIFMEYLVEAYRCLNSKNTKTFIDK from the coding sequence ATGATTTCTGAGATTCAAGTGTTTATACAAGTGGTTGATAGCAATAGTTTTTATAAAGCAGCAAATGTGTTAAATATTTCTCCTGCATCGGTCACTCGAAAAATTGCTAAATTAGAAGCTTCCCTGGGTGTCACTCTTTTAAACCGTAATACCAGGCGATTTTCATTAACGAGTTATGGCGAGTATTGTTATCAACACTTTCAAATGATTACCGGATTAGTGTCGGAATTGCACCAGAGTATTGCGGATAAAATTAAATCGCCCAAAGGCACGCTTCATCTCAGTATTGCTGCCTATTCAGGCTACATGGAATTAATCCCCATTATTTCGGGATTCATTAAAAAATTCCCCCTGATTAAAATTAATTATTTCAAAAGTAATATTTATCCCGATTTCATTGAGGATACTTTTGATTTTTATTTCCGTTACAAAGAAGTTCACACCCGCACCTTACAATCCCAAAAGCTTATTGATCATCAGTTAATTTGTTGTGCTTCACCTCATTATCTCCAGCACCATGGGATACCTGAACATCCTCATGATTTGATTCATCATAATTGTATTATTCATCAAATTAATTTATATGAAGGCGAAATCTGGGATTTTGAAGAGAATCATCAATTAATCTCTGTCACTGCTTCGGGAAATTTACGCGTCAACAATTCTGCTTTAGCATTGGAGGCTGTTATGGAAGGCATAGGAATTGCTCGCCTCCCGCACTATTTTTTTCAAAATCATCTCCACAAAGAGGAGTTAGTGGAAGTTTTAGCAAACTATCGTTGCCCACCGCTCACTGTGTGGTTAATTCATCCTCGTAACCAATATATGTCTTATCACCATAAAATTTTTATGGAATATCTTGTTGAGGCCTATCGCTGTTTAAATAGCAAAAATACTAAAACATTTATTGACAAATAA
- a CDS encoding HalD/BesD family halogenase, translated as MKKNKKYPGFQQQKDNMDMLNEQISKHTKETFSPKKIRKLSETFLKQGMVKIPDVVSNELKTLVHAEIHQLLKKYAERRDLILKTTDNTPRYLSVVRSELIAEHSTFLSAVRESPALLQFLAMLCQEPLFTDVKEDEKFVITKQEFSGDTHGWHWGDYGYALIWIVEMPPVDCGGMLQCIPHTSWDKEQPDVYQYLCDHPINTYSFVPGDVYLLKADTTLHRTVPLRYDATRIMLNMTWASIRDTNKSSHEVDDRWWDNVNATAARHVA; from the coding sequence ATGAAAAAAAATAAAAAATATCCTGGTTTTCAACAACAAAAGGACAATATGGATATGTTAAACGAGCAAATTTCCAAGCATACAAAAGAGACGTTTTCACCTAAAAAAATACGCAAATTAAGTGAAACTTTCTTAAAACAAGGGATGGTTAAAATACCTGATGTGGTTAGCAATGAGCTTAAAACGCTTGTTCATGCTGAAATCCATCAATTATTAAAAAAATATGCCGAACGCCGTGATTTGATTTTAAAAACCACCGACAATACCCCGCGTTATTTAAGCGTGGTCCGAAGCGAGCTCATTGCAGAACATAGCACTTTCTTAAGTGCAGTCAGAGAGTCGCCGGCATTATTGCAATTTTTGGCGATGCTTTGTCAAGAGCCGCTTTTCACCGATGTGAAAGAAGATGAAAAATTTGTCATCACCAAACAAGAGTTCAGTGGTGATACTCATGGGTGGCATTGGGGCGATTATGGTTATGCTTTAATTTGGATTGTAGAAATGCCGCCAGTAGATTGCGGTGGGATGTTGCAGTGTATTCCTCATACCAGTTGGGATAAAGAGCAACCTGATGTCTATCAATACCTTTGCGATCATCCTATTAATACTTATTCTTTTGTTCCCGGTGATGTGTATCTCTTAAAAGCGGACACCACTTTGCACCGCACGGTTCCCTTACGCTACGATGCAACGAGAATCATGTTGAATATGACTTGGGCAAGTATCCGTGATACGAATAAAAGTTCTCATGAGGTGGATGACCGCTGGTGGGATAATGTGAATGCAACGGCGGCTCGTCATGTCGCATAA
- a CDS encoding aminotransferase class I/II-fold pyridoxal phosphate-dependent enzyme produces the protein MSHKVKLADPAVLQRAKQQLLRYPTFADKRHHFIETIHCNQEWRMQRCINLVAAEGPLSPTARSLLSGDLCIRTAGGHIGAKQRYFAATQWIDEMEAYTYESIKSLFQCQFCDFRLIGGTQACQVVYSLLTKPGDTVIAVMPEQGGDSSHSEQSMPGLLQLHVIPMPFLEDNLSIDLNRLEQLVDQYHPTLISLGLSVSLFELPLQAIQTIAHQHGARVFYDAAHELGLIAGRCFTNPFLQKIDVVSGSTGKTFSGPQGGLLLWNDETLNTHFSSLIFPGFVGTYQLNRVAALGLTALEFLEHGNAYMSQVIKNAQALAQSLDAYGMTVWAKEKGFTQSHQVLLDMTAYAGGWRATRRLEHCDIIGNPVFVPGTASTLLTGLRLATTEMTRRGMKEPEMKIIANLIARALCTDEPSSQIAHDSNSLAALFQTIHYC, from the coding sequence ATGTCGCATAAAGTCAAACTGGCTGATCCCGCTGTTTTACAGCGGGCAAAGCAGCAATTATTGCGTTACCCTACTTTTGCCGATAAGCGCCATCACTTTATAGAGACTATCCATTGTAATCAAGAATGGCGCATGCAGCGGTGTATCAATTTGGTTGCTGCAGAAGGTCCGTTGAGTCCAACAGCAAGATCTTTATTGTCTGGCGATCTATGTATACGAACAGCAGGAGGCCATATTGGAGCGAAGCAGCGTTATTTTGCCGCAACTCAGTGGATTGATGAAATGGAAGCTTATACTTATGAGAGCATCAAATCACTCTTTCAATGCCAATTTTGTGATTTTCGGCTTATTGGCGGCACCCAGGCTTGTCAAGTGGTCTATTCTCTCCTTACCAAACCAGGCGATACGGTCATTGCTGTTATGCCGGAACAAGGCGGGGATTCAAGTCATAGTGAACAAAGTATGCCGGGGTTATTACAACTCCATGTAATACCTATGCCTTTTTTGGAGGATAACCTTAGCATTGATCTAAACCGGCTGGAACAATTGGTTGACCAGTATCATCCCACACTGATTAGTCTGGGATTATCGGTGTCTTTATTTGAGCTGCCATTGCAAGCGATACAAACCATTGCTCACCAGCACGGCGCCAGGGTTTTTTACGATGCAGCCCATGAATTAGGATTAATAGCCGGAAGATGCTTTACCAATCCTTTTTTACAAAAAATCGACGTAGTGAGTGGCTCCACGGGAAAAACATTCAGTGGCCCTCAAGGCGGACTTTTGTTATGGAATGATGAAACGCTTAATACGCATTTTTCATCATTGATCTTCCCAGGTTTTGTCGGTACGTACCAGTTAAATCGTGTTGCCGCATTAGGGCTAACCGCACTGGAATTTTTAGAGCATGGAAATGCGTACATGTCACAAGTTATTAAAAATGCCCAAGCATTGGCTCAATCTTTAGATGCCTATGGGATGACGGTTTGGGCAAAAGAAAAGGGGTTTACTCAATCTCATCAAGTCCTCCTTGATATGACTGCGTATGCAGGAGGGTGGCGTGCCACGAGGAGATTAGAGCACTGTGACATCATTGGAAATCCTGTTTTCGTTCCTGGAACAGCATCTACTTTACTCACAGGCTTAAGATTAGCAACCACTGAAATGACGCGCCGAGGCATGAAGGAACCTGAAATGAAAATTATTGCGAATCTTATCGCCAGGGCATTGTGCACGGATGAGCCAAGCAGTCAAATTGCGCATGATTCAAATAGTCTGGCTGCCTTGTTTCAAACAATCCATTACTGTTAA
- a CDS encoding LysE family translocator: MTYFLMMAILLNIMPGPAMFYVMHHSMQKNSRRTLLSLFGIECGTFMHTIAATLGLTVLLLKIPFFLIGAKYLCALFLIYLGVSALKKQTLKPANNFSLTSKDYFIFCKGVVINLLNPKVLLFFIAILPQCITIEASDAKYQIFVLGSLFCLFGILIRGIISIALMITLPKQRANPSEKISWLDKGMHSLFILFGVILLTWPK, encoded by the coding sequence ATGACTTACTTTTTAATGATGGCTATTTTATTAAATATAATGCCTGGCCCAGCGATGTTTTACGTAATGCATCACAGTATGCAAAAGAATAGCCGCAGGACATTATTGTCGCTGTTCGGAATTGAGTGTGGTACTTTTATGCATACTATAGCGGCTACCCTTGGCTTAACCGTTCTGCTGCTTAAAATTCCCTTCTTTTTGATAGGAGCCAAATATTTATGCGCTCTATTTTTAATTTATCTTGGAGTATCGGCCTTAAAAAAGCAAACATTAAAACCAGCAAACAATTTCTCTTTAACCAGCAAAGATTATTTTATCTTTTGCAAAGGTGTAGTGATTAATCTTTTGAATCCTAAAGTTCTTCTTTTTTTTATAGCCATTTTACCACAATGTATCACCATTGAGGCCTCTGATGCGAAATATCAAATTTTTGTACTCGGCTCCCTATTTTGTCTGTTTGGCATCCTTATTCGGGGAATAATTAGTATCGCCCTGATGATTACCTTACCAAAACAGCGAGCAAATCCATCAGAAAAAATATCCTGGTTGGATAAAGGCATGCATTCTTTATTTATTTTATTTGGAGTTATCTTATTAACTTGGCCTAAGTAG